In Paractinoplanes brasiliensis, the following proteins share a genomic window:
- a CDS encoding tetratricopeptide repeat-containing diguanylate cyclase, whose protein sequence is MDHDRQVLDREKLSAALLQLEDEIHWDAAPTLELAQRYEQQAHLLGDELLVARARLCQVNMRMRAGDVADAAQRMWQVHQWAVDNSARQLTARTHLVWAAIHRHLGDAAQSLDHAVRSVELLDDTATAFMHIWHRAKLADALAFAGSMEAARERFVQAERLTEELDRPFLLLYVLNNYAYSEHAAGNFARAAKVADRVRALSAKHGFELDATVLDTIGAIEMSNGHYAQAERTMQASIEKYRSMRRHDADAMPEYLLNLARAQRGLGAYERAQASLDESRRLCADRELGHFLVQTYQEQAELHAARGEFAEAFEAHKVFFAAYKVLQSSQREAQARTRQAMFETAEARQEAERFREQARRDPLTGLRNRRYIDEQLPRLIENDPDITVAIVDLDHFKRINDQLSHDVGDQVLVQVAKLLETELAAVSPDGFVARMGGEEFLLVLPSCPSSRAGHEINHIRRSVGAYDWTGMTNGLPVTVSIGVAGVDDAEFRTQPGLLSTADRNLYAAKHRGRDQVVCGIPGPDRNRSYRDRASAA, encoded by the coding sequence GTGGATCACGACCGGCAGGTGCTCGACCGGGAGAAGCTGAGTGCTGCCCTGCTCCAGCTGGAAGACGAGATCCACTGGGACGCCGCCCCCACCCTCGAGCTCGCCCAGCGCTACGAGCAGCAGGCCCACCTGCTCGGCGACGAACTGCTGGTCGCCCGGGCCCGCCTCTGCCAGGTCAACATGCGGATGCGCGCCGGTGACGTCGCCGACGCCGCGCAGCGCATGTGGCAGGTCCACCAGTGGGCGGTCGACAACAGCGCCCGCCAGCTGACCGCACGGACCCACCTCGTGTGGGCCGCCATTCACCGCCACCTCGGCGACGCCGCCCAGAGCCTCGACCACGCCGTACGCAGTGTCGAGCTGCTCGACGACACCGCCACCGCGTTCATGCACATCTGGCACCGCGCCAAGCTCGCCGACGCGCTGGCCTTCGCCGGCTCGATGGAGGCCGCGCGCGAACGGTTCGTCCAGGCCGAGCGCCTCACCGAAGAGCTCGACCGGCCGTTCCTGCTGCTCTACGTGCTCAACAACTACGCCTACTCGGAGCACGCGGCCGGCAACTTCGCCCGGGCGGCCAAGGTCGCCGATCGGGTGCGCGCGCTCTCCGCCAAACACGGCTTCGAACTCGACGCCACGGTGCTCGACACCATCGGCGCGATCGAGATGAGCAACGGGCACTACGCGCAGGCCGAGCGGACCATGCAGGCCTCGATCGAGAAGTACCGGTCGATGCGCCGGCACGACGCCGACGCCATGCCCGAATACCTGCTCAACCTGGCCCGGGCCCAGCGCGGGCTCGGGGCGTACGAGCGGGCCCAGGCCAGCCTGGACGAGTCGCGCCGGCTCTGCGCCGACCGCGAGCTGGGCCATTTCCTCGTACAGACCTACCAGGAGCAGGCTGAGCTGCACGCCGCCCGGGGTGAGTTCGCCGAGGCGTTCGAGGCTCACAAGGTTTTCTTCGCTGCCTACAAGGTGCTCCAGTCCAGCCAGCGGGAGGCGCAGGCCCGCACCCGGCAGGCGATGTTCGAGACGGCCGAGGCGCGGCAGGAAGCCGAACGGTTCCGCGAGCAGGCCCGGCGTGACCCGCTGACCGGGCTGCGCAACCGCCGCTACATCGACGAGCAGCTGCCACGGCTGATCGAGAACGATCCCGACATCACGGTCGCCATCGTCGACCTCGACCACTTCAAGCGGATCAACGACCAGCTCTCGCACGACGTCGGCGACCAGGTACTGGTGCAGGTGGCCAAGCTCCTCGAAACCGAGCTGGCCGCAGTGTCACCCGACGGGTTCGTCGCCCGGATGGGTGGCGAGGAGTTCCTGCTGGTGCTGCCGAGCTGCCCCTCCTCCCGAGCCGGCCACGAGATCAACCACATTCGCCGCTCCGTCGGCGCCTACGACTGGACCGGCATGACCAACGGGCTGCCGGTCACGGTCAGCATCGGTGTGGCAGGGGTGGACGACGCCGAATTCCGTACGCAGCCCGGCCTGCTGTCCACAGCCGACCGCAACCTGTACGCGGCCAAGCACCGCGGGCGCGACCAGGTGGTATGCGGAATCCCCGGGCCGGACCGGAACCGTTCCTACCGTGACCGGGCGTCCGCGGCCTGA
- a CDS encoding DUF397 domain-containing protein, translating to MQYAVNGIPAGQLEGVTWQKSRRSNPSGNCVECAVLPNGEVAMRNSRDPEGPALIYTRAEIEAFLGGVHDGDFDNLLA from the coding sequence ATGCAGTACGCGGTCAACGGCATCCCGGCCGGCCAGTTGGAAGGTGTCACCTGGCAGAAGAGCCGGCGCAGCAACCCCAGCGGCAACTGCGTCGAGTGCGCCGTCCTCCCCAACGGCGAGGTGGCCATGCGCAACTCCCGCGACCCCGAGGGTCCGGCTCTCATCTACACCCGGGCCGAGATCGAGGCTTTCCTCGGCGGCGTCCACGACGGTGACTTCGACAACCTGCTCGCCTGA
- a CDS encoding DUF6339 family protein — MSTLYPRLLPNETEKLFNAMRGKTPEALRESAQSASGHAVFAATGGTRVTRDELRVLAAELEKIAVAYGYPNSGDVIEFDRAAARHLHQHTGMTPGEASQRQVWAFLALVLVPHICAWRFPMKSDGTYAVDRFKGSDLTRHTLGRLWTRAYVLHDPASASPYGLLDELGEADLDQIMARRRALAATPSLVRAVVRAHAEDRDNGEVPARAVLRDSLQRILRLTAFLDLDWMPEDHLLELVREQRVESRKNLAVA; from the coding sequence ATGAGCACTCTCTATCCACGGCTGCTCCCGAACGAGACGGAGAAGCTGTTCAATGCGATGAGAGGAAAGACGCCCGAGGCGCTTCGGGAAAGCGCGCAGTCTGCCTCCGGTCACGCCGTGTTCGCAGCCACCGGGGGCACACGAGTCACCCGCGACGAATTGCGGGTGCTTGCGGCGGAGCTGGAGAAGATCGCGGTGGCCTACGGCTATCCGAACTCCGGAGACGTCATCGAATTCGACCGAGCGGCCGCCCGTCACCTGCACCAGCACACCGGCATGACGCCGGGAGAGGCCTCCCAACGCCAGGTCTGGGCTTTCCTTGCGCTGGTTCTGGTCCCGCACATCTGCGCCTGGCGATTCCCGATGAAGAGCGACGGAACGTACGCCGTGGACCGGTTCAAGGGCTCGGACCTGACGAGGCACACTCTTGGTCGGCTCTGGACCAGGGCGTACGTTCTGCACGACCCCGCGTCCGCGAGTCCCTACGGGCTGCTGGACGAGCTGGGCGAGGCCGACCTGGACCAGATCATGGCTCGACGCCGTGCGTTGGCCGCCACGCCGTCTCTCGTACGAGCTGTCGTCCGAGCACACGCCGAGGATCGCGACAACGGCGAGGTGCCGGCGAGGGCAGTGCTGCGGGACTCACTGCAACGCATTCTCCGACTCACGGCGTTCCTCGATCTCGATTGGATGCCCGAGGACCACCTGCTCGAGTTGGTTCGTGAGCAGCGTGTGGAGTCGCGGAAGAACCTCGCAGTAGCGTGA
- a CDS encoding TetR/AcrR family transcriptional regulator yields MSTTAEPGLRERKKAATRQALHAAAMRLAIEHGFDRVTVEAVADEAGVSRRTFSNYFGSKEEALLYGERQRITLLIEQVRARPAAEPTWDALTAAARQFYLRLGELDPHWVAQSRLVRAQPALVAAQVQTFAALERDLSDEIAAHSGDDPGSVRVKMTSAVFLASLRVALHIWLDRPPGTNLWDLVSETLAEARRGFG; encoded by the coding sequence ATGAGCACCACTGCCGAGCCCGGTCTGCGCGAGCGGAAGAAAGCCGCGACACGGCAGGCGCTGCACGCCGCCGCGATGCGACTGGCGATCGAGCACGGCTTCGACCGCGTGACGGTGGAGGCCGTGGCCGACGAGGCCGGCGTCTCCCGGCGTACGTTCTCGAACTACTTCGGCAGTAAGGAAGAGGCGCTGCTCTACGGCGAGCGCCAGCGCATCACGCTGCTGATCGAGCAGGTGCGGGCCCGTCCGGCGGCCGAGCCGACGTGGGATGCGCTGACCGCAGCGGCCCGGCAGTTCTATCTGCGGCTCGGTGAGCTCGACCCGCACTGGGTGGCACAGAGCCGTCTCGTACGGGCTCAGCCGGCGCTCGTGGCGGCCCAGGTGCAGACGTTCGCGGCGCTCGAACGCGACCTGTCCGACGAGATCGCGGCCCACTCCGGGGACGACCCGGGCAGCGTACGGGTGAAAATGACGTCGGCCGTCTTCCTCGCGTCGCTGCGGGTCGCGCTGCACATTTGGCTCGACCGGCCGCCGGGCACGAACCTGTGGGACCTGGTCTCCGAGACGCTGGCCGAGGCCCGCCGCGGCTTCGGCTAA
- a CDS encoding MDR family MFS transporter has product MSATTVGTRPGAMSHRQIMEALSGLLLVLFVAMASSTIVSTALPKIIGSLDGSQTQYTWVVTATLLTATASTPIWGKLADLYSKKLLVQISIVVFVLGSIVAGFSQTAGQLIAARAFQGLGMGGVQALVQVAIAAMIPPRERGRYNGYLGGVMALATVGGPLLGGLIVDTAWLGWRWCFFIGAPIAVVALIVLQKTLNLEVIRRANVKIDYLGATLIAAGVSVLLVWVSFVDSNFAWISWPTLAMVGAGLALLAAAIWVESRVAEPVVPLDIVKQRGTALSIIASLAVGMAMFGGAVFLGQYFQIGRGYSPTEAGLLTVPMMAGILVSSTVSGRMITKSGRLKPYIVTGTIVLVIGFALLSFLDHETPLWYVGVAMALVGAGVGMSMQNLVLSVQNTVSLKDIGAASSTVAFFRSLGGTIGVSVLGAVLARRVSDQITRDLAGAGVPAGSTSGGSTLNLAALPDSVQHIVRAAYGDATGHIFLISAAIAVVGVVAALLMRPTALRSTVDATPEPPVVDEEEQVPALSR; this is encoded by the coding sequence ATGAGCGCCACCACCGTCGGCACCCGCCCGGGCGCCATGTCCCACCGCCAGATCATGGAGGCGCTCTCCGGCCTCCTGCTGGTTCTGTTCGTCGCGATGGCCAGCTCGACCATCGTCTCCACCGCGCTTCCGAAGATCATCGGCTCGCTCGACGGCAGCCAGACCCAGTACACCTGGGTCGTCACGGCCACCCTGCTGACGGCCACCGCCTCCACACCGATCTGGGGCAAGCTGGCCGACCTCTACAGCAAGAAGCTGCTGGTCCAGATCTCGATCGTCGTGTTCGTGCTCGGCTCGATCGTGGCCGGCTTCTCGCAGACCGCCGGCCAGCTGATCGCCGCCCGCGCCTTCCAGGGCCTCGGCATGGGTGGCGTGCAAGCCCTCGTGCAGGTCGCGATCGCCGCGATGATCCCGCCCCGGGAGCGCGGCCGCTACAACGGCTACCTCGGCGGCGTCATGGCCCTGGCCACGGTCGGCGGCCCGTTGCTGGGCGGCTTGATCGTCGACACCGCCTGGCTCGGCTGGCGCTGGTGCTTCTTCATCGGCGCCCCGATCGCGGTCGTCGCCCTGATCGTGCTGCAGAAGACGCTGAACCTCGAGGTCATCCGCCGGGCCAACGTCAAGATCGACTATCTCGGCGCCACCCTGATCGCCGCCGGAGTCAGCGTGCTGCTCGTCTGGGTCTCGTTCGTCGACAGCAACTTCGCCTGGATCTCGTGGCCCACCCTGGCCATGGTCGGCGCGGGTCTGGCACTGCTGGCGGCCGCGATCTGGGTCGAGTCCCGGGTCGCCGAGCCGGTCGTCCCGCTCGACATCGTCAAGCAGCGCGGCACCGCCCTGTCGATCATCGCGAGCCTCGCGGTCGGCATGGCGATGTTCGGCGGCGCGGTCTTCCTGGGGCAGTACTTCCAGATCGGCCGAGGTTACAGCCCGACCGAAGCGGGCCTGCTCACGGTCCCGATGATGGCCGGCATCCTGGTCTCGTCGACGGTCTCGGGCCGCATGATCACCAAGAGCGGACGGCTCAAGCCGTACATCGTGACCGGGACGATCGTGCTGGTCATCGGCTTCGCCCTGCTCTCCTTCCTCGACCACGAAACCCCACTCTGGTACGTCGGTGTGGCGATGGCCCTGGTCGGCGCGGGTGTGGGCATGTCGATGCAGAACCTGGTGCTCTCGGTGCAGAACACGGTCTCGCTCAAGGACATCGGGGCGGCCAGCTCGACGGTGGCGTTCTTCCGCTCACTCGGCGGCACGATCGGCGTCTCGGTGCTCGGCGCGGTGCTCGCCCGCCGGGTCAGCGACCAGATCACCCGCGACCTGGCCGGCGCCGGCGTGCCGGCCGGCAGCACGAGCGGCGGCAGCACGCTGAACCTCGCCGCGCTGCCCGACTCGGTCCAGCACATCGTGCGGGCCGCGTACGGCGACGCCACCGGGCACATCTTCCTGATCAGCGCGGCGATCGCGGTGGTCGGCGTGGTGGCCGCGCTGCTGATGCGCCCCACCGCGCTCCGCTCGACCGTCGACGCGACGCCCGAGCCCCCGGTCGTGGACGAAGAGGAACAGGTCCCGGCGCTCAGCCGCTGA
- a CDS encoding DNA cytosine methyltransferase: MAKTFRVVDLFAGCGGITAGFHRTGRFRTVGAVELDRAAATTYTENFGAGIVHQRSIVGWSPTGEARKADVVVGGPPCQGFSNLGAKRLDDPRNQLWREYVRVLTEIKPKVFVIENVDRFLKSDEFAALRAETLPGGELTDYSLDWDVVNAAEYGAAQIRRRTIVIGTRKDLEQIEIPGKTVKRREDWLTVAKALQGIQPGVHPENQLLPSGTVTHLEGPPIPGWFRSSDLHLTRNYQQLSLDRFRAIPAGGNRFDLPYELKSPCWRKHTTGSGDVMGRLRWDQPSVTIRTEFFKPEKGRYLHPTENRAITHFEAARLQGFDDDFRWCGSKVEIARQIGNAVPVQLAEAIARHLAAGLDGVAEPTGRLVRHPELFPLPPADPRAPKFVRRSSRARAGVR; encoded by the coding sequence ATGGCAAAGACGTTCCGGGTGGTCGACCTCTTCGCCGGATGCGGCGGCATCACCGCGGGTTTCCACCGGACGGGCCGGTTCCGGACCGTCGGCGCTGTTGAACTGGACCGCGCCGCTGCCACCACGTACACCGAGAACTTCGGCGCCGGCATCGTGCACCAGCGCAGCATCGTGGGCTGGTCCCCGACCGGCGAAGCTCGCAAGGCCGACGTCGTCGTAGGCGGGCCACCGTGCCAGGGTTTCTCGAACCTGGGAGCCAAACGTCTGGACGACCCTCGGAATCAGCTGTGGCGGGAGTACGTCCGCGTATTGACCGAGATCAAACCCAAGGTGTTCGTGATCGAGAACGTCGATCGTTTCCTGAAGAGTGACGAGTTCGCGGCTCTGCGAGCGGAGACGCTCCCCGGTGGCGAACTCACGGACTACAGCCTGGACTGGGATGTCGTCAACGCGGCCGAGTACGGCGCGGCACAGATCCGTCGGCGCACCATCGTCATCGGTACTCGAAAGGATCTCGAACAGATCGAGATTCCCGGCAAGACCGTCAAGCGACGGGAGGACTGGCTCACCGTCGCCAAGGCCCTCCAGGGGATCCAGCCGGGCGTTCACCCGGAGAACCAGTTGCTGCCGTCGGGCACGGTGACGCACCTTGAGGGTCCGCCGATCCCCGGCTGGTTCAGAAGTTCCGACCTCCATCTGACCCGGAACTACCAGCAGCTCTCCCTGGACCGCTTCCGCGCGATTCCGGCGGGTGGCAATCGATTCGATCTGCCCTACGAGCTGAAGAGCCCCTGCTGGAGGAAGCACACCACCGGCTCTGGGGACGTCATGGGCCGGCTCCGATGGGACCAGCCTTCCGTCACCATCCGCACCGAATTCTTCAAGCCTGAGAAGGGTCGTTACCTGCACCCCACCGAGAACCGCGCGATCACCCATTTCGAGGCGGCTCGTCTGCAGGGTTTCGACGACGACTTCCGGTGGTGCGGTTCCAAAGTCGAAATCGCTCGGCAGATCGGCAACGCGGTTCCGGTGCAGCTCGCGGAGGCTATCGCCCGTCACCTGGCAGCCGGCCTGGACGGAGTCGCGGAGCCTACGGGCCGCCTCGTACGACATCCCGAACTTTTTCCGCTGCCGCCTGCGGATCCTCGTGCTCCCAAATTCGTACGACGGTCCAGCCGAGCTCGCGCAGGTGTTCGGTAG
- a CDS encoding DUF3040 domain-containing protein: MLDPKEKAAFDGLITQLRAADPRFCRRVDRLSTPKPRLHTAAAVALWLLAPLCIVFGGWTGAIFAAICCAYGFRLYAKRNGNAPQPAWWVATRRVP, translated from the coding sequence ATGCTCGATCCCAAGGAGAAGGCGGCCTTCGACGGCCTCATAACCCAGCTGCGCGCGGCCGACCCCAGGTTCTGCCGGCGCGTAGACAGGTTGAGCACGCCCAAACCACGCCTCCACACAGCGGCGGCGGTAGCCCTTTGGCTGCTCGCCCCCCTCTGCATCGTCTTCGGCGGCTGGACAGGCGCCATCTTCGCGGCCATTTGCTGCGCGTACGGGTTCCGCCTCTACGCCAAGCGCAACGGCAACGCCCCCCAGCCGGCGTGGTGGGTGGCGACCCGCCGAGTGCCTTAG
- a CDS encoding very short patch repair endonuclease: MAANELPVPSSAGVSNRMSRQRRRDTEPEVIIRKLLHAWGLRFRVTLPVPGMKRRSIDIAFPRAKVAVFVDGCFWHVCPEHQTSPAANSEWWATKLAKNQARDVATTEHLRELGWTVVRIWEHEDPQAAAEKVRDVVRGGP, from the coding sequence ATGGCAGCAAATGAGCTTCCTGTTCCGAGTTCCGCCGGCGTGTCGAACCGGATGAGCCGCCAGCGTCGACGCGACACGGAACCGGAAGTGATTATCCGCAAGCTCCTGCATGCCTGGGGCCTGCGTTTCCGAGTGACCCTGCCGGTTCCCGGGATGAAGCGCCGTTCGATCGACATCGCCTTCCCGCGTGCGAAGGTGGCGGTCTTCGTCGACGGCTGCTTCTGGCACGTCTGCCCGGAGCATCAGACCAGCCCGGCCGCTAACTCCGAATGGTGGGCGACCAAGCTGGCGAAGAATCAGGCTCGTGATGTCGCGACTACCGAACACCTGCGCGAGCTCGGCTGGACCGTCGTACGAATTTGGGAGCACGAGGATCCGCAGGCGGCAGCGGAAAAAGTTCGGGATGTCGTACGAGGCGGCCCGTAG
- a CDS encoding SAM-dependent methyltransferase codes for MDEVPSVPEVAPPGVNINVPHSARIYDYWLGGKDNFAVDRAVGEAMIKAIPGMRYMAAENRKFVHRAARDLVQKEGIRQFLDIGTGIPTRPNLHEIAQRIAPEARVVYVDNDPIVLAHARALMISTERGRSEYISADIRDPSSILDDEVLRDTLDFSKPIGLTLIAILMLIADDEDPWGKVDALRDAMPSGSLLAITHPTADFAPGEVNEAVAAAENAGVTLVPRSRADVERFFGDWELLDPGLVPVSNWRPDEPVDNPEAAYYWAGVARKP; via the coding sequence GTGGACGAGGTTCCCTCAGTGCCCGAGGTCGCGCCGCCGGGCGTCAACATCAACGTGCCGCACTCGGCCCGCATCTACGACTACTGGCTCGGCGGCAAGGACAACTTCGCCGTCGACCGGGCCGTCGGCGAGGCGATGATCAAGGCGATCCCGGGCATGCGTTACATGGCCGCCGAGAACCGCAAGTTCGTCCACCGCGCCGCCCGTGACCTGGTGCAGAAGGAAGGCATCAGGCAGTTCCTCGACATCGGGACGGGCATCCCGACCCGGCCCAACCTGCACGAGATCGCGCAGCGGATCGCCCCCGAGGCCCGCGTGGTCTATGTGGACAACGACCCGATCGTCCTGGCGCACGCGCGAGCGCTGATGATCAGCACCGAGCGGGGGCGGAGCGAGTACATCTCGGCCGACATCCGCGACCCGTCGTCGATCCTCGACGACGAGGTGCTTCGCGACACGCTCGACTTCAGCAAGCCGATCGGGCTCACGCTGATCGCCATCCTGATGCTGATCGCCGACGACGAGGACCCGTGGGGCAAGGTCGACGCGCTGCGCGACGCGATGCCGTCCGGCAGCCTCCTGGCGATCACGCACCCGACCGCGGACTTCGCGCCCGGCGAGGTGAACGAAGCGGTGGCGGCGGCCGAGAACGCCGGGGTGACCTTGGTGCCGCGATCACGAGCCGACGTCGAACGCTTCTTCGGCGACTGGGAGCTGCTGGATCCGGGGCTGGTTCCGGTGTCGAACTGGCGGCCTGATGAGCCGGTCGACAACCCCGAAGCGGCTTATTACTGGGCCGGCGTGGCCCGCAAGCCCTGA
- a CDS encoding phosphoribosylaminoimidazolesuccinocarboxamide synthase: MELLHSGKVREVYADGRDILLVASDRVSIYDVVLPTPIPDKGKILTQLSLWWFEQLADVVPNHIISSTDVPAEWAGRAVRCERLDMVMVECIARGYLAGSGLKEYERDGAVSGVELPEGLIEASELPEPIFTPTTKVAPGEGHDEFMTYADVEAKEGAERAAELKRITLEVYRRGQDVARAKGIIIADTKIELGIGSDGVLKLGDELLTPDSSRFWAADEWKPGGTPRYLDKQFLRDWSSSLTEWDRTAPGPEIPDEVVEATRNRYVEVYERLTGDRWN, encoded by the coding sequence GTGGAGCTGTTGCACTCGGGGAAGGTTCGTGAGGTTTATGCGGACGGGCGGGACATCCTGCTCGTGGCGTCGGACCGGGTCTCGATCTATGACGTGGTTCTCCCCACTCCGATCCCCGACAAGGGCAAGATCCTGACCCAGCTTTCGCTCTGGTGGTTCGAGCAACTGGCCGACGTGGTGCCGAACCACATCATCTCCAGCACCGACGTGCCGGCGGAGTGGGCCGGGCGCGCCGTGCGGTGTGAGCGGCTCGACATGGTGATGGTGGAGTGCATTGCGCGGGGTTATCTGGCTGGCTCGGGGCTCAAGGAGTACGAGCGCGACGGCGCAGTGTCCGGGGTTGAGCTGCCGGAAGGGCTGATCGAGGCGTCGGAGCTGCCGGAGCCGATCTTTACGCCTACCACCAAGGTCGCGCCGGGGGAGGGGCATGACGAGTTCATGACCTATGCCGATGTGGAGGCCAAGGAGGGCGCGGAGCGGGCGGCCGAGCTCAAGCGGATCACGCTCGAGGTTTACCGGCGTGGGCAGGATGTGGCGCGGGCCAAGGGCATCATCATCGCGGACACGAAGATCGAGCTGGGGATCGGCTCGGACGGCGTGTTGAAGCTCGGCGACGAACTGCTCACGCCCGACTCCTCGCGGTTCTGGGCGGCCGACGAGTGGAAGCCGGGGGGCACCCCGCGTTACCTCGACAAGCAGTTCCTGCGGGACTGGTCCTCGTCGCTGACCGAGTGGGACCGTACGGCGCCGGGGCCGGAGATCCCGGACGAGGTTGTCGAGGCCACACGTAACCGCTATGTCGAGGTTTATGAGCGGCTGACCGGCGACCGCTGGAACTAA
- a CDS encoding TetR/AcrR family transcriptional regulator — MADRLRADAQRNRAALIAAARDVFAEHGLDASLDEIARRAGVGNATLYRRFPTRRDLVAEVFAGQMTGYVELAETALADPDPWAGFVGYLTRLFEAQATDRGLSELLANSGFDDDERLAGLLATAQRGATEVIQRAQSAGRLRDDFTREDISLLMRANAGVLRSSPDSGAWQRYLSLVLEGLGVSKDL; from the coding sequence ATGGCCGATCGACTGCGTGCGGACGCGCAGCGTAACCGGGCTGCGCTGATCGCCGCGGCTCGCGACGTCTTCGCCGAGCACGGGCTGGACGCGTCGCTCGACGAGATCGCCCGCCGGGCCGGGGTCGGCAACGCCACGCTTTACCGGCGCTTCCCGACCCGTCGCGACCTCGTCGCCGAGGTCTTCGCCGGGCAGATGACCGGGTACGTCGAACTCGCCGAGACCGCGCTGGCCGACCCCGACCCGTGGGCCGGCTTCGTCGGCTACCTGACCCGGCTCTTCGAGGCCCAGGCGACCGACCGCGGCCTGTCCGAGCTGCTCGCGAACAGCGGGTTCGACGACGACGAGCGGCTGGCCGGGCTGCTCGCGACAGCCCAGCGCGGCGCCACCGAGGTGATCCAGCGGGCCCAGAGCGCGGGCCGGCTGCGCGACGACTTCACCCGTGAGGACATCAGCCTGCTCATGCGCGCGAACGCCGGGGTGCTGCGCTCCTCGCCCGACTCCGGCGCCTGGCAGCGCTACCTTTCCCTCGTACTGGAAGGTCTTGGGGTTTCCAAAGATCTTTAG
- a CDS encoding helix-turn-helix domain-containing protein, which produces MTRSQVSAGTQQEEAPTGGPTVLRILLGTQLRRLREARGISREDAGWEIRASGSKISRMELGRVSFKERDVSDLLTLYGVNEPAEREALLVLARQANNPGWWQQFSDVMPGWFQSYLGLEAAATLIRTYEIQFVPGLLQTPEYARAVIMLGHAGVTPEEMNKRVELRRQWQAILDRPEGPQLWAVIDEAVLRRPIGGVEVMRAQIEFLIEAAKKPNVRLQIIPFHAGGHAAAGGPFAILRFPEPELPDVVYVEQLTSAIYLDKREDVDQYAMAMERVCIDAEPPNHTPEILGKLLHEVGRPA; this is translated from the coding sequence ATGACGAGGAGCCAGGTGAGCGCGGGTACGCAGCAGGAGGAGGCGCCGACCGGCGGCCCCACCGTTCTGCGCATTCTGCTCGGGACCCAGCTCCGCAGGCTGCGTGAGGCCAGGGGCATCTCCCGCGAGGATGCCGGCTGGGAGATTCGGGCCTCGGGCTCGAAAATCAGCCGAATGGAGCTCGGACGGGTCAGTTTCAAGGAGCGCGACGTCAGCGACCTCCTGACCCTGTACGGCGTGAACGAGCCGGCCGAGCGCGAGGCGTTGCTCGTGCTGGCCCGTCAGGCCAACAACCCGGGCTGGTGGCAGCAGTTCAGTGACGTGATGCCGGGCTGGTTCCAGTCGTACCTGGGGCTTGAGGCGGCCGCGACGCTGATCCGGACGTACGAGATTCAGTTCGTGCCCGGCCTGCTGCAGACCCCCGAGTACGCCCGCGCGGTCATCATGCTCGGCCACGCCGGTGTCACGCCCGAAGAGATGAACAAGCGGGTCGAGCTCCGCCGTCAGTGGCAGGCCATCCTCGACCGCCCCGAGGGCCCCCAGCTGTGGGCGGTCATCGACGAGGCGGTCCTGCGCCGGCCGATCGGCGGCGTCGAGGTGATGAGGGCTCAGATCGAGTTCCTCATCGAGGCGGCCAAGAAGCCCAACGTACGGCTGCAGATCATTCCGTTCCACGCCGGCGGTCACGCCGCGGCGGGCGGCCCGTTCGCGATCCTGCGCTTCCCCGAGCCCGAGCTGCCCGATGTGGTGTACGTCGAGCAGCTCACCAGCGCGATCTATCTGGACAAGCGCGAGGACGTCGACCAGTACGCGATGGCGATGGAGCGGGTCTGCATCGATGCCGAGCCGCCGAACCACACGCCGGAGATTCTGGGCAAACTGCTCCACGAAGTGGGCCGTCCGGCCTGA